A stretch of the Actinoalloteichus fjordicus genome encodes the following:
- a CDS encoding TetR/AcrR family transcriptional regulator, with the protein MASTANRAERRRQIAAGLLRVVVSEGMDAASMRAVATEAGVSLGMVQRLFETKDELLLFTYRACIDAMARRITEAVEQRQQQPFLILLRAALPMDEERRADWRFIIAFGERFGSRPEIAEMIAEDDAQSYRDMLALLQAAEQIGQIPAGHDLEGAARLLRLLSEGMTLSLLAGRDGSVAAATRGLDTALALLRGVPVGAAPDDDTAPTE; encoded by the coding sequence GTGGCGAGCACCGCGAATCGGGCGGAGCGACGGCGGCAGATCGCGGCGGGGCTGCTGCGCGTCGTCGTATCGGAGGGCATGGACGCGGCCTCGATGCGGGCGGTGGCCACCGAGGCAGGGGTTTCGCTGGGGATGGTCCAGCGGCTCTTCGAGACGAAGGACGAGCTGCTGCTGTTCACCTATCGCGCGTGCATCGACGCGATGGCCCGCCGGATCACCGAGGCGGTGGAACAGCGGCAGCAACAGCCGTTTCTCATCCTGCTGCGGGCCGCGCTGCCGATGGACGAGGAGCGGCGCGCGGACTGGCGGTTCATCATCGCCTTCGGTGAACGCTTCGGCAGCCGTCCCGAGATCGCCGAGATGATTGCGGAGGACGACGCGCAGTCCTATCGAGACATGCTCGCTCTTCTGCAGGCGGCCGAGCAGATCGGCCAGATCCCGGCAGGCCATGACCTGGAGGGGGCGGCCCGGCTGCTCCGGCTGCTGTCGGAGGGAATGACACTGTCCCTGCTCGCCGGTCGCGACGGCTCGGTGGCGGCGGCGACGCGCGGGCTCGACACGGCGCTGGCCCTCCTCCGCGGGGTGCCGGTCGGTGCGGCACCGGATGACGACACCGCGCCGACCGAGTGA
- a CDS encoding PH domain-containing protein, with the protein MAAARPFRLRPPRHRLDRRAVGWWSARAVLLALPPVLLLALLAWLIEPARFWLAMPACVLAVPGLAYLLVMPHWRYRVHRWETTEIAVYTRSGWFWEQSRIAPLARIQTVDTLRGPLERMFGLATVTVTTASARGALTIAGLDHTLAEEIAERLTEQTQAAEDVTGDAT; encoded by the coding sequence ATGGCCGCCGCACGACCGTTCCGCCTACGACCGCCCCGACACCGGCTCGACCGCCGAGCAGTCGGGTGGTGGTCCGCCAGGGCGGTCCTGCTCGCGCTCCCGCCCGTGCTGCTCCTCGCCCTGCTGGCCTGGCTCATCGAACCCGCGAGGTTCTGGCTGGCCATGCCCGCCTGCGTCCTCGCCGTGCCGGGACTGGCGTATCTGCTGGTGATGCCGCATTGGCGGTACCGCGTGCACCGCTGGGAGACCACGGAGATCGCCGTCTACACCCGCAGCGGGTGGTTCTGGGAACAGTCGCGGATCGCCCCGCTGGCGAGGATTCAGACCGTGGACACCCTGCGCGGCCCGCTGGAGCGGATGTTCGGGCTCGCGACGGTCACCGTCACCACCGCCTCGGCGCGCGGCGCACTCACCATCGCGGGTTTGGATCACACCCTGGCGGAGGAGATCGCCGAGCGGCTCACCGAGCAGACCCAGGCCGCCGAGGACGTGACGGGAGACGCGACATGA
- a CDS encoding PH domain-containing protein codes for MTAADERWHRIDPRTPVVSCGYLFALVLPVTALLIYRGVPGWIIWLSVAPPTILIPLYEVLRARMTRYRVADGRFELRKGVVFRSRRSVSLDRVRSVDATAEPLGRLLGVTSVRIGTGENVTDEDSALRVFALGRSVAHELRAALLPRQATERQTVVLARWEIAWLRFAPFSFVNPLLGLAAFGGGYELLDMLGVDVDGTVIPAAFATLAEFPLWLSIGGLVLLALAIGTVAAVALYVESWWRHRLTLSPAAIQVRRGLLTTRNITLERSRLIGVQLREPLSLRWAGAASVRAVATGLGRDDDEQSKDRSTLLPPVRWSPARQVAARIIGREAFPVDAVDLRPHPRAARRRRIGWALAGVAAPLAVLLLLGVLLTDVLLHIGWWFAGFALPVALLLALDAYRSLGHAHDAEFLVSRKGSVSRCTTALRRTDVIGVTISRSPFQRRSSLINLTATIAGGNGAYRVPDTDQDEGLEFARHAVGGLITPFLIRD; via the coding sequence ATGACCGCCGCCGACGAGCGCTGGCATCGCATCGACCCACGCACCCCCGTGGTGAGCTGCGGCTACCTCTTCGCACTCGTCCTACCCGTGACCGCGCTGCTGATCTATCGGGGCGTACCGGGCTGGATCATCTGGCTGAGCGTGGCGCCGCCGACGATCCTGATTCCGCTGTACGAGGTGCTGCGGGCACGGATGACCCGGTATCGCGTGGCGGACGGCCGCTTCGAACTGCGCAAGGGCGTCGTCTTCCGCAGCAGGCGCAGCGTGTCCCTCGATCGGGTACGCAGCGTGGACGCCACCGCCGAGCCGCTCGGCAGGCTGCTCGGGGTGACCAGCGTCCGCATCGGCACCGGGGAGAACGTCACCGACGAGGACTCGGCGCTGCGCGTCTTCGCGCTCGGGCGGTCGGTGGCTCACGAGCTCCGGGCAGCGCTGCTTCCTCGGCAGGCGACCGAGCGGCAGACCGTCGTGCTGGCCCGCTGGGAGATCGCCTGGCTGCGGTTCGCGCCCTTCTCCTTCGTGAACCCGCTGCTCGGGCTCGCCGCGTTCGGCGGCGGCTACGAACTGCTCGACATGCTCGGCGTCGACGTGGACGGCACGGTGATCCCGGCGGCGTTCGCGACGCTCGCGGAGTTTCCGCTGTGGCTGAGCATCGGCGGGCTGGTCCTGCTCGCGCTGGCGATCGGGACGGTGGCCGCCGTCGCGCTCTACGTCGAGTCGTGGTGGCGGCATCGGCTCACCCTGTCGCCCGCTGCGATCCAGGTGCGGCGCGGCCTGCTTACCACCCGGAACATCACCCTCGAACGCAGCCGCCTGATCGGCGTGCAGCTCCGGGAGCCGCTGTCGCTGCGCTGGGCGGGCGCCGCCTCGGTTCGAGCCGTCGCCACCGGACTCGGCCGCGACGACGACGAGCAGAGCAAGGACCGCAGCACCCTGCTCCCCCCGGTGCGCTGGTCGCCTGCGCGGCAGGTCGCGGCTCGGATCATCGGGCGCGAGGCCTTCCCCGTCGACGCGGTTGATCTGCGGCCCCATCCTCGAGCGGCCCGACGACGCCGGATCGGCTGGGCGCTGGCCGGGGTGGCGGCACCGCTCGCCGTGCTGCTCCTGCTCGGCGTGCTGCTCACCGACGTCCTGCTGCACATCGGCTGGTGGTTCGCCGGATTCGCACTGCCCGTCGCCCTGCTGCTGGCCCTGGACGCCTACCGCAGTCTCGGCCACGCCCACGACGCCGAGTTCCTGGTGTCCAGGAAGGGGTCGGTGAGCCGGTGCACGACGGCCCTGCGGCGCACCGACGTCATCGGCGTGACGATCAGCCGGTCCCCGTTCCAACGCCGCAGCAGTCTGATCAACCTGACGGCCACCATCGCGGGCGGCAACGGCGCGTACCGGGTGCCCGACACCGATCAGGACGAGGGGCTGGAGTTCGCCCGGCACGCCGTCGGCGGACTCATCACGCCGTTCCTGATCCGCGACTGA
- the mnhG gene encoding monovalent cation/H(+) antiporter subunit G, translating to MSLADVVSSICLIGGAMFCVLGALGVLWFPDVTSRLQAATKPQTLGLLLLLIGTAIQLEFIYASGLILVGLFQMITAPVLSQMVGRAAYRSGAIRSESLVIDELGERLAKEKRGESGSVG from the coding sequence ATGAGCCTCGCGGATGTGGTGTCCTCGATCTGCCTCATCGGGGGCGCGATGTTCTGCGTCCTCGGTGCCCTCGGTGTGTTGTGGTTCCCCGACGTCACCTCCCGGCTCCAGGCCGCCACCAAGCCGCAGACTCTCGGCCTGCTGCTGCTGTTGATCGGCACCGCGATCCAGCTGGAGTTCATCTACGCCTCCGGGCTGATCCTGGTCGGCCTGTTCCAGATGATCACCGCGCCGGTGTTGTCGCAGATGGTGGGGCGGGCGGCCTACCGCTCCGGTGCGATCCGGTCGGAGTCGCTGGTGATCGACGAGCTGGGTGAACGACTGGCCAAGGAGAAGCGCGGGGAGAGCGGCTCGGTGGGCTGA
- a CDS encoding monovalent cation/H+ antiporter complex subunit F codes for MEIVFAITLALLCVAGLIIVVRLVRGPTTLDRIVAVDVFVILIVGGTAVGMAVQADGSNIALLVAVTLLGFVGSMTAVRMVERKGTHR; via the coding sequence ATGGAGATCGTCTTCGCGATCACGTTGGCGCTGCTCTGTGTGGCAGGCCTGATCATCGTGGTCCGGCTGGTGCGGGGGCCGACGACGCTCGACCGCATCGTGGCGGTGGACGTGTTCGTGATCCTGATCGTCGGCGGCACGGCGGTGGGCATGGCCGTCCAGGCCGACGGCTCCAACATCGCCCTGCTCGTCGCGGTGACGCTGCTGGGCTTCGTCGGCTCGATGACGGCCGTGCGAATGGTCGAGCGGAAGGGGACGCATCGATGA
- a CDS encoding Na+/H+ antiporter subunit E — protein sequence MTMTRKARRHAWLRLPLILWLTVVWVLLWGTLDVPTALAGLIIAIGVVMTFPMPAIATRLRVRPLRLLYLLVWLLVDLFTSALQVAWESIRYGPRTKAGIIAVPVPSDIDHVVVAAANLVSLGPGKFVLQIDRSQRVFYVYAVGLRDSAHADRVRREVLGLQRLVVLAIGSDEDVLALDHLVPPKSADTPEALGDRAGGSTGREDG from the coding sequence ATGACCATGACACGCAAGGCTCGTCGCCACGCCTGGCTGCGGTTGCCGCTGATCCTCTGGCTCACCGTGGTGTGGGTGCTGCTCTGGGGCACGCTCGACGTCCCGACCGCGCTGGCGGGGCTGATCATCGCGATCGGGGTGGTGATGACCTTCCCCATGCCCGCGATCGCGACTCGCCTGCGGGTCCGCCCGCTGCGGCTGCTGTACCTGCTGGTCTGGCTGCTGGTGGACCTGTTCACCTCGGCCCTGCAGGTCGCCTGGGAGTCGATCCGGTACGGCCCGCGCACCAAGGCGGGCATCATCGCGGTGCCGGTGCCCTCCGACATCGATCACGTGGTGGTCGCCGCGGCCAACCTCGTCTCGCTGGGTCCCGGCAAGTTCGTCCTGCAGATCGATCGATCGCAGAGGGTCTTCTACGTCTATGCCGTCGGACTCCGAGACAGCGCCCACGCGGACCGGGTCCGGCGTGAGGTCCTGGGGTTGCAGCGCCTGGTGGTGCTCGCCATCGGATCGGACGAGGACGTCCTGGCCCTGGACCACCTGGTGCCGCCGAAGTCGGCGGACACCCCGGAAGCACTCGGCGATCGGGCCGGGGGCTCCACCGGCAGAGAGGACGGCTGA
- a CDS encoding Na+/H+ antiporter subunit D, with protein MNVLVALPVLLPLLAAALSLVLGSFANLQRMLGVLVLTFIAVNAGFLLYIADRDGPVVLQMGGWAAPFGITLIADRLAALLLLVSAVVMLAVLIFSIGQRITDYGRDTSSTAFHPMYLVLCAGVALAYLTGDLFNLFVAFEIMLAASYVLIVRRTTATRIRAGMTYIIVSLTSSLLFITMIGLVYAATGTVNLADLAGRVGDLPPGIQTALALMMVVVFGIKAAMVPLHFWLPDSYPTAPAPITAIFAGLLTKVGVYALIRTQTLVFDHQQSWTLMLIIALVTMIIGALGAIAQNDINRLLSFLLVSHIGYMLFGLGLYDVIGLAGVILYVVHHITVQAGLFLVSGLLTRHTGTVALRRMGGIAKAYPLVAVLFALPALSLAGIPPFSGFVAKLVLLQGGVGVGTTTAYVATAAAVLTSFLTLYAMARIWVLAFWGKARAPHADPDPTDELIIGTGSTSKSMVVATGSLVVFGVLIAVFAGPLSEISARAATDLLDGGPYVTAVLGEDAG; from the coding sequence GTGAACGTGCTCGTAGCGCTGCCGGTACTGCTCCCCCTGCTGGCGGCGGCCCTCTCGCTGGTCCTGGGCAGCTTCGCGAATCTGCAGCGGATGCTCGGGGTGCTGGTACTGACCTTCATCGCCGTGAACGCGGGCTTCCTGCTGTACATAGCCGACCGGGACGGGCCGGTCGTGCTCCAGATGGGCGGCTGGGCCGCGCCGTTCGGTATCACGCTGATCGCCGACCGGCTGGCCGCCCTGCTGCTGCTCGTCTCGGCGGTCGTCATGCTCGCGGTGCTGATCTTCTCGATCGGCCAGCGGATCACCGACTACGGTCGGGACACCTCCAGCACTGCGTTCCACCCGATGTACCTGGTGCTGTGTGCGGGCGTCGCCCTCGCCTACCTGACGGGCGACCTGTTCAACCTGTTCGTCGCGTTCGAGATCATGCTCGCCGCGTCCTACGTGTTGATCGTCCGGCGCACCACGGCCACCCGGATACGTGCCGGGATGACCTACATCATCGTCAGCCTGACCTCGTCGCTGCTGTTCATCACCATGATCGGCCTGGTCTACGCCGCGACGGGAACGGTGAACCTCGCCGACCTGGCGGGTCGGGTCGGTGACCTGCCGCCCGGAATCCAGACCGCGCTGGCGCTGATGATGGTCGTGGTGTTCGGCATCAAGGCGGCGATGGTGCCGCTGCACTTCTGGCTGCCCGACAGCTATCCGACCGCTCCCGCGCCCATCACGGCCATCTTCGCCGGGCTGCTGACCAAGGTCGGCGTCTACGCGTTGATCCGAACCCAGACCCTGGTCTTCGACCATCAGCAGAGCTGGACGCTGATGCTGATCATCGCCCTGGTGACGATGATCATCGGTGCACTGGGCGCGATAGCGCAGAACGACATCAACCGGCTGCTGTCGTTCCTGCTGGTCAGCCACATCGGGTACATGTTGTTCGGCCTGGGGCTCTACGACGTGATCGGCCTGGCGGGCGTGATCCTCTACGTGGTGCACCACATCACCGTCCAGGCCGGGCTGTTCCTGGTCAGTGGTCTGCTCACCCGACATACCGGCACGGTGGCGCTGCGCAGGATGGGCGGCATCGCGAAGGCGTACCCGCTGGTCGCGGTGTTGTTCGCGCTGCCTGCGCTGAGCCTGGCGGGCATCCCGCCGTTCTCGGGCTTCGTGGCGAAGCTGGTGCTGCTCCAGGGCGGCGTCGGTGTCGGGACGACGACGGCCTACGTCGCGACGGCCGCCGCCGTGCTGACCAGCTTCCTCACCCTGTACGCCATGGCGCGGATCTGGGTCCTGGCGTTCTGGGGCAAGGCGCGCGCGCCGCACGCCGACCCGGACCCGACCGACGAGCTGATCATCGGCACCGGCTCGACGTCGAAGTCGATGGTCGTCGCCACCGGGTCGCTGGTCGTCTTCGGCGTGCTCATCGCGGTGTTCGCCGGACCGTTGTCCGAGATCAGCGCCCGCGCCGCCACCGACCTGCTCGACGGCGGCCCCTACGTGACCGCTGTGCTGGGAGAGGACGCGGGATGA
- a CDS encoding Na(+)/H(+) antiporter subunit C codes for MTGGSINLVLALTLGVLYSVGFYLILQRSLMRIVIGTVIIGHGANLFLQAAGGPPGRAPIINGVPVEEMTDPLPQAMALTAIVITFALSTFLLALAYRSSVLLGHDEVRDDVEDRRIRRLQQRLSEDEDDDDSETDDQQEAVR; via the coding sequence ATGACGGGGGGCTCGATCAACCTCGTCTTGGCGCTCACGCTGGGCGTCCTGTACTCGGTCGGCTTCTATCTGATTCTTCAGCGGTCGCTGATGCGGATCGTCATCGGCACCGTCATCATCGGCCACGGGGCGAACCTGTTCCTCCAGGCGGCGGGTGGGCCGCCCGGCAGGGCGCCGATCATCAACGGGGTCCCCGTCGAGGAGATGACCGACCCGTTGCCGCAGGCGATGGCCCTGACCGCCATCGTGATCACCTTCGCCCTGTCGACCTTCCTTCTCGCTCTTGCCTATCGCTCCTCGGTGCTGCTCGGCCATGACGAGGTACGCGACGACGTCGAGGACCGACGAATTCGACGTCTCCAACAGCGGCTCTCCGAAGACGAGGACGACGACGACTCCGAGACCGACGACCAACAGGAGGCCGTTCGGTGA
- a CDS encoding MnhB domain-containing protein — protein sequence MTGSMARRLSWEDWDTPREAWLLAGDARDGRERSVLLEVAVRLLFPTVLVLSLYLLFAGHNRAGGGFSGGLVAGQAFVLRYVAGGPLEMREAVRLRPPVIIGLGLSLAVLSGLVPTFFGGVVLETTYFQATLPVLGEVTFVTSLLLDIGVYVLIVGVVIDLLRTLGAGIEEQLVRTRRVAR from the coding sequence ATGACCGGTTCCATGGCGCGGCGGCTGTCCTGGGAGGACTGGGACACGCCGCGAGAGGCCTGGCTGCTCGCAGGCGACGCGCGGGACGGTCGGGAGCGTTCGGTGCTCCTCGAGGTCGCGGTGCGGCTCCTCTTCCCGACGGTCCTGGTGCTCTCCCTCTACCTGCTCTTCGCCGGGCACAACCGCGCGGGCGGCGGCTTCTCCGGCGGACTGGTCGCGGGCCAGGCCTTCGTCCTGCGTTACGTCGCGGGCGGGCCGTTGGAGATGCGCGAGGCCGTCCGGCTCCGGCCGCCGGTGATCATCGGGCTCGGGTTGAGCCTCGCGGTCCTCTCGGGGCTGGTGCCCACGTTCTTCGGCGGTGTCGTGCTGGAGACCACCTATTTTCAGGCCACCCTGCCGGTCCTGGGCGAGGTCACGTTCGTGACCAGCCTGTTGCTGGACATCGGGGTGTACGTGCTGATCGTCGGGGTGGTCATCGACCTGTTGCGGACCCTCGGCGCGGGAATCGAGGAACAGCTCGTGCGAACGCGGAGGGTGGCGCGATGA
- the mbhE gene encoding hydrogen gas-evolving membrane-bound hydrogenase subunit E, protein MLLLVTAHLLLAGLLPMLVRRIGRWAFALAAIVPAATLLWSLGRLSAVLGGEAPVETFAWAPSIGLEVALRLDALSMLMIFLVSGLGALILVYCVYYFGSHGEGIGRTSSLLLAFAGAMFGLVVADDLISLYVFWELTTVCSFLLVGQDGTGKKMRRSSVQALLVTVFGGLTMLMGIIMLGHAAGTFRISEIVADPPAGGGVTIAVVLVLIGAFTKSAQVPFHPWLPGAMVAPTPVSAYLHAASMVKAGVYLVARLAPAFADQTAWWLPVAVIGIWTMLIGGVRALFQHDLKTMLAYGTVSQLGFLMVLTGTGTYIGAIAGATMLLAHGLFKAALFLIVGIIDHQTGTRDIRKLSGLGRRFPGLAVLAVLAAGSMAGLPPMLGFLGKEAAFQALLESGGTVDLLVLAGLVVGSVLTVAYSIRLVWGAFGDKPGVEPIAAPSPALGLVLPAAIPALAGLVLGLWSAPVYGLVTPYAEAFRSGGESYYLALWHGFNLPLLLSVVVVVLGVLLYRLRERSSAESGPQIPHFLQAQTLYDRSVLSLEVISYGVTGRLQVGSLPTYLGIILLTMLFIPGTAVLTGTTFLGEQQLWHSAVQVPLAVLVCIAAIALTMVRHRMTAVLLTGAIGYAIGAFFIVDGGPDLALAQFLVETLTLVAFVFVLRKLPARFTQIESAKRLRWPKVVIAVAAGGFVAISTVIFSGARQAPPTSSEEYIANAPEGAHATNVVNAILVDFRAFDTVGEITVLAVAATGVASLILAVRRTRTPSLPETDDQAVLATPGGAGASGGAAGEDAAFEVGDSPAAQAIARDSANGPTEAGRQDASSAADGSESPDSRPTNDEEGRR, encoded by the coding sequence GTGCTTCTGCTTGTGACGGCTCACCTGCTGCTTGCGGGCCTGTTGCCCATGCTTGTGCGCAGGATAGGCCGCTGGGCCTTCGCGCTGGCCGCGATCGTCCCGGCCGCCACACTGCTGTGGTCTCTCGGCAGGCTCTCCGCCGTGTTGGGGGGAGAGGCGCCCGTCGAGACCTTCGCCTGGGCGCCGAGCATCGGTCTGGAAGTGGCGCTGCGTCTCGACGCGCTCTCGATGTTGATGATCTTTCTGGTCTCGGGGCTCGGCGCGCTCATCCTCGTCTACTGCGTCTATTACTTCGGCTCGCACGGTGAGGGCATCGGACGGACCTCCTCGCTGCTGCTCGCCTTCGCGGGCGCGATGTTCGGTCTCGTCGTCGCCGACGACCTCATCAGCCTCTACGTCTTCTGGGAATTGACGACGGTCTGCTCCTTCCTCCTGGTCGGACAGGACGGGACCGGCAAGAAGATGCGCCGCTCGTCGGTGCAGGCCCTGTTGGTGACCGTGTTCGGCGGGCTGACGATGCTGATGGGCATCATCATGCTCGGCCACGCCGCAGGCACCTTCCGCATCTCGGAGATCGTCGCCGATCCGCCCGCAGGCGGGGGCGTCACGATCGCCGTGGTGCTCGTCCTGATCGGCGCCTTCACGAAGTCGGCGCAGGTCCCGTTCCACCCGTGGCTGCCCGGTGCCATGGTCGCGCCGACGCCGGTCAGCGCCTACCTGCACGCGGCTTCCATGGTCAAGGCAGGCGTCTACCTGGTCGCGCGGCTGGCACCTGCCTTCGCCGATCAGACCGCGTGGTGGCTGCCGGTGGCGGTGATCGGCATCTGGACGATGCTGATCGGCGGCGTCCGCGCCCTGTTCCAACACGATCTGAAGACCATGCTGGCCTACGGAACGGTGAGTCAGCTCGGCTTCCTCATGGTGTTGACGGGGACCGGCACCTATATCGGCGCCATCGCGGGCGCGACGATGCTGCTGGCGCACGGGCTCTTCAAGGCGGCGCTGTTCCTGATCGTCGGGATCATCGATCACCAGACGGGGACCCGGGACATCCGGAAGCTGTCCGGGCTCGGCAGACGATTCCCCGGCCTGGCCGTCCTGGCCGTGCTCGCGGCGGGCTCGATGGCCGGGCTGCCGCCGATGCTCGGTTTCCTCGGCAAGGAGGCGGCCTTCCAGGCGCTCCTGGAGAGCGGGGGCACCGTCGATCTGCTGGTGCTGGCGGGACTGGTCGTCGGTTCGGTGCTGACCGTCGCCTACAGCATCCGGCTCGTCTGGGGCGCCTTCGGCGACAAGCCCGGCGTCGAGCCGATCGCCGCTCCCTCCCCGGCCCTGGGACTCGTGCTTCCCGCCGCGATCCCGGCGCTCGCCGGCCTGGTGCTGGGGCTGTGGTCGGCCCCGGTCTACGGGCTGGTGACGCCCTACGCCGAGGCGTTCCGCTCCGGAGGCGAGAGCTATTACCTGGCGCTGTGGCATGGATTCAACCTGCCGCTGCTGCTGTCGGTGGTAGTCGTGGTGCTGGGCGTGCTGCTCTACCGGCTCCGTGAGCGGTCCAGCGCCGAGAGCGGGCCGCAGATCCCGCACTTCCTGCAGGCGCAGACGCTCTACGACCGCTCGGTCCTCTCGCTGGAGGTGATCTCCTACGGCGTGACCGGCCGACTCCAGGTGGGTTCGCTGCCCACCTACCTCGGCATCATCCTGCTCACGATGTTGTTCATCCCCGGCACGGCGGTGCTGACCGGCACCACGTTCCTCGGGGAGCAGCAGCTCTGGCACTCCGCGGTGCAGGTCCCGCTCGCCGTGTTGGTGTGCATCGCGGCCATCGCCCTGACGATGGTGCGACATCGCATGACGGCGGTGCTGCTGACCGGTGCGATCGGCTACGCGATCGGCGCGTTCTTCATCGTCGACGGAGGCCCGGACCTGGCGCTGGCTCAGTTCCTCGTCGAGACGCTGACCCTGGTGGCCTTCGTGTTCGTGCTGCGGAAGCTGCCCGCGCGGTTCACCCAGATCGAGTCGGCCAAGCGGCTGCGGTGGCCGAAGGTGGTGATCGCGGTGGCGGCGGGCGGCTTCGTGGCGATCTCCACGGTGATCTTCTCCGGTGCGCGGCAGGCGCCGCCCACCTCCAGCGAGGAGTACATCGCCAACGCGCCGGAGGGTGCACACGCCACCAACGTGGTCAACGCGATCCTGGTCGACTTCCGAGCCTTCGACACCGTCGGTGAGATCACCGTGCTCGCGGTGGCGGCCACCGGGGTGGCGAGCCTGATCCTCGCCGTCCGCCGGACCAGGACGCCGTCGCTGCCCGAGACCGACGATCAGGCCGTGCTGGCGACGCCGGGCGGCGCAGGCGCCAGCGGCGGCGCGGCGGGGGAGGACGCCGCGTTCGAGGTCGGTGACAGCCCGGCGGCACAGGCCATCGCACGGGACTCGGCGAACGGCCCCACCGAGGCGGGCCGACAAGACGCCTCATCCGCTGCGGACGGGTCGGAGTCCCCGGACTCGAGGCCGACGAACGACGAGGAGGGACGACGATGA
- a CDS encoding acyl-CoA mutase large subunit family protein, translated as MMGDARRAESGFEIRSVYRPADVDEEAGPPERIGEPGSYPFTRGVYPTMYTQRPWTMRQYAGFGTASESNARYHQLIKAGTTGLSVAFDLPTQMGYDSDEYIAHGEVGKVGVAIDSVEDMRTLFDGIPLGGVSTSMTINAPASVLLLLYQIVAEEQGVDPAKLTGTIQNDVLKEYIARGTYIYPPAHSLRLITDIFAYCKEVLPKWNTISISGYHMAEAGATPAQEIAFTLANGIEYVRGAIAAGLSVDDFAPRLAFFFVSRTSLLEEVAKFRAARRIWARVMKEEFGATSPKSLTLRFHTQTAGVQLTAQQPEVNMVRVTIQALAAVFGGTQSLHTNSYDEAIALPTEKAARLALRTQQVIAFESDLTATVDPFAGSYAMEAMTDEVEAATLALMAKVEERGGAVAAIEEGFQKSEIEETAYQNSREIDGGERVVVGLNRFTIDVEEPYEPLRVDPTIEEAQAARLARLRAERDDAEVKSALAELTETAKGTGNVLYPMKRALVARATVGEVCHALRSVWGTYVPSEVF; from the coding sequence ATGATGGGTGACGCACGGCGGGCGGAATCCGGATTCGAGATCCGGTCGGTGTACCGGCCTGCCGACGTCGACGAGGAGGCCGGCCCGCCCGAACGGATCGGCGAACCGGGGAGTTACCCGTTCACCAGGGGTGTCTACCCCACGATGTACACCCAACGGCCCTGGACGATGCGGCAGTACGCGGGCTTCGGCACGGCGAGTGAGTCCAACGCCCGGTATCACCAGTTGATCAAGGCGGGCACCACCGGACTGTCGGTGGCCTTCGACCTGCCCACTCAGATGGGCTATGACTCCGACGAGTACATCGCGCACGGCGAGGTCGGCAAGGTCGGCGTCGCGATCGACTCCGTCGAGGACATGCGCACCCTGTTCGACGGCATTCCCCTGGGCGGGGTCTCCACCTCGATGACCATCAACGCGCCCGCGAGCGTCCTGCTGCTGCTTTATCAGATCGTCGCGGAGGAACAGGGCGTCGACCCGGCGAAGCTGACCGGGACGATTCAGAACGACGTGCTCAAGGAATACATCGCGCGCGGCACCTACATCTATCCGCCCGCCCATTCGCTGCGGCTGATCACCGACATCTTCGCCTACTGCAAGGAGGTGCTGCCGAAGTGGAACACGATCTCGATCTCGGGCTATCACATGGCCGAGGCGGGGGCGACGCCCGCGCAGGAGATCGCGTTCACCCTGGCCAACGGCATCGAGTATGTGCGTGGCGCCATCGCGGCGGGCCTGTCGGTCGACGACTTCGCGCCTCGACTGGCCTTCTTCTTCGTGTCCAGGACCTCGTTGCTGGAGGAGGTCGCGAAGTTCCGGGCGGCCCGTCGGATCTGGGCTCGGGTCATGAAGGAGGAATTCGGCGCGACGAGTCCGAAGTCGTTGACGCTGCGTTTCCACACGCAGACCGCGGGCGTGCAGCTCACCGCACAACAGCCCGAGGTCAACATGGTCCGGGTCACCATTCAGGCATTGGCGGCGGTGTTCGGCGGAACCCAGTCGCTGCACACGAACTCCTATGACGAGGCGATCGCGCTGCCGACGGAGAAGGCGGCCAGGCTGGCGCTGCGCACGCAACAGGTGATCGCCTTCGAGAGCGACCTCACCGCCACCGTCGACCCCTTCGCCGGGTCGTACGCGATGGAGGCGATGACCGACGAGGTCGAGGCCGCGACGCTGGCTCTGATGGCGAAGGTCGAGGAGCGCGGCGGCGCGGTGGCGGCAATCGAGGAGGGGTTCCAGAAGTCCGAGATCGAGGAGACCGCGTACCAGAACTCTCGCGAGATCGACGGCGGCGAGCGGGTCGTGGTGGGCCTCAACCGGTTCACCATCGACGTCGAGGAGCCCTACGAGCCGTTGCGCGTGGACCCGACCATCGAGGAGGCGCAGGCCGCCCGGCTCGCCCGGCTCCGGGCCGAGCGCGACGACGCGGAGGTGAAGTCTGCGCTCGCCGAGCTGACCGAGACGGCGAAGGGGACGGGCAACGTGCTATACCCCATGAAGCGAGCGCTCGTCGCGCGGGCTACCGTCGGTGAGGTGTGTCACGCATTGCGCTCGGTCTGGGGGACGTACGTCCCCTCGGAGGTCTTTTAG